In a genomic window of Colius striatus isolate bColStr4 chromosome 2, bColStr4.1.hap1, whole genome shotgun sequence:
- the VGLL2 gene encoding transcription cofactor vestigial-like protein 2 isoform X1, whose protein sequence is MSCLDVMYQVYGPPQHYFAAAYSPYHQKLAFYSKMQEAPESSSSPSASSSFSSHPAASIKEEDCSPEKERPPEAEYLSSRCVLFTYFQGDISTVVDEHFSRALSQPSSFSLGSAKAARNAGSWRDGSFPMSQRSFPPSFWNSTYQPSSVPATLSSPLAAAAHSELPFAAATDPYAPASLHGHLHQGGPEPWHHAHHHHHHHHHPYIGTQGAAYPRPAAVHEVYGPHFDPRYGSLLVPTASVRPHRLTPASVPTPVSPPCELGKSEAGAAAAWTTPGPFPSAAGDMAQSLGLNVDAARRYSFCGGSLLS, encoded by the exons ATGAGCTGTTTGGATGTTATGTACCAAGTCTACGGTCCTCCTCAGCACTACTTCGCAGCAGCCTACAGCCCCTATCACCAG AAACTCGCCTTTTACTCCAAAATGCAAGAAGCCccggagagcagcagcagtcccAGCGccagcagctccttctccaGCCACCCCGCCGCCAGCATCAAGGAGGAGGACTGCAGCCCCGAGAAGGAGCGGCCGCCCGAGGCCGAGTACCTCAGCTCCCGCTGCGTCCTCTTCACCTACTTTCAGGGGGACATCAGCACCGTGGTGGACGAGCACTTCAGCCGGGCGCtcagccagcccagcagcttCTCGCTCGGCAGCGCGAAGGCGGCGAGGAACGCCGGCTCCTGGCGGG ATGGTTCCTTCCCAATGAGCCAGCGCAGTTTCCCGCCGTCCTTCTGGAACAGCACGTACCAACCCTCCTCCGTCCCAGCCACCCTGAGCAGCCCCTTGGCAGCTGCGGCCCACAGCGAGCTGCCCTTTGCCGCCGCCACCGACCCCTACGCGCCTGCCTCTCTGCACGGGCACCTGCACCAGGGAggccctgagccctggcaccatgctcaccaccaccaccaccaccatcaccacccCTACATCGGGACGCAGGGTGCTGCCTACCCTCGCCCCGCTGCTGTGCACGAGGTCTACGGGCCTCACTTTGACCCCCGCTACGGCTCGCTCCTGGTGCCCACCGCCTCCGTCCGCCCCCACCGCCTCACCCCCGCCTCTGTGCCCACACCGGTCAGCCCCCCCTGCGAACTAGGCAAGAGCGAGGCGGGCGCTGCTGCGGCCTGGACGACACCGGGACCTTTCCCCAGTGCAGCAGGGGACATGGCACAGAGCCTCGGCCTCAATGTGGACGCAG CTCGCCGTTACTCCTTCTGTGGTGGATCCCTTCTGAGCTGA
- the VGLL2 gene encoding transcription cofactor vestigial-like protein 2 isoform X2, producing the protein MSCLDVMYQVYGPPQHYFAAAYSPYHQKLAFYSKMQEAPESSSSPSASSSFSSHPAASIKEEDCSPEKERPPEAEYLSSRCVLFTYFQGDISTVVDEHFSRALSQPSSFSLGSAKAARNAGSWRARRYSFCGGSLLS; encoded by the exons ATGAGCTGTTTGGATGTTATGTACCAAGTCTACGGTCCTCCTCAGCACTACTTCGCAGCAGCCTACAGCCCCTATCACCAG AAACTCGCCTTTTACTCCAAAATGCAAGAAGCCccggagagcagcagcagtcccAGCGccagcagctccttctccaGCCACCCCGCCGCCAGCATCAAGGAGGAGGACTGCAGCCCCGAGAAGGAGCGGCCGCCCGAGGCCGAGTACCTCAGCTCCCGCTGCGTCCTCTTCACCTACTTTCAGGGGGACATCAGCACCGTGGTGGACGAGCACTTCAGCCGGGCGCtcagccagcccagcagcttCTCGCTCGGCAGCGCGAAGGCGGCGAGGAACGCCGGCTCCTGGCGGG CTCGCCGTTACTCCTTCTGTGGTGGATCCCTTCTGAGCTGA